One region of Pygocentrus nattereri isolate fPygNat1 chromosome 14, fPygNat1.pri, whole genome shotgun sequence genomic DNA includes:
- the ifi35 gene encoding interferon-induced protein 35 gives MLSEMSSDEDFSIVTGDDLKLQKVQEEIEKLKAQHDALLKDQKLLSDARNSNVQFTHQFQQRAVNIRKDLEEEKVKKAEAEKKEQERLEDVKKEYDRLEMELRSVDQKLKDLEETNQSLRQQTEVSTAVPEKKVVFHGETADEAQASGFDLKPHIVYPMEGGTALITFEDEEVAEKILALKEHEVMLGDCKIVVQAEPVRFLVPDVVEMDTQVCPRRILVSNLPNKESKERIRDKLEIHFSKSKNGGGEVDEIDMLEDSGNVVIAFLDSNIAKGLTDKQTHEVEMEKGKKHKVKVTPFLNGDITHLQTRNVICDKTVLLTGIPAVMDQDNLQDLLEIHFQKTANSGGEVDAIIYNPEGQKTLAVFEQDSSEDEQNQ, from the exons ATGCTGTCAGAAATGTCTTCTGATGAG GATTTCTCTATTGTAACTGGTGATGACTTAAAACTACAGAAAGTCCAAGAGGAGATTGAAAAGCTCAAG GCACAGCATGACGCCCTGCTGAAAGACCAGAAGCTGCTCTCGGATGCCAGGAACAGCAACGTCCAGTTTACTCACCAGTTCCAGCAGCGAGCTGTAAACATCAGAAAGGACCTGGAGGAGGAGAAGGTCAAAAAGGCCGAGGCAGAGAAGAAGGAGCAG GAAAGGCTGGAAGATGTAAAGAAGGAGTACGACAGGCTGGAGATGGAGCTCAGGAGTGTGGACCAGAAACTGAAGGATTTGGAGGAAACCAATCAGAGCCTGAGGCAGCAGACTGAG GTGTCCACTGCAGTGCCAGAGAAGAAAGTGGTATTTCACGGAGAGACGGCTGACGAGGCTCAGGCTTCGGGTTTCGATTTGAAACCCCACATTGTGTATCCGATGGAGGGGGGCACTGCGCTCATCACCTTCGAGGATGAAGAAG TGGCTGAAAAGATCCTGGCTCTAAAGGAGCACGAGGTGATGCTGGGTGACTGCAAAATTGTCGTGCAGGCCGAGCCAGTGCGCTTCCTGGTGCCTGATGTGGTGGAG ATGGACACTCAGGTTTGCCCGCGCCGCATCCTTGTTTCCAACCTGCCCAACAAAGAGAGCAAGGAGCGGATCCGGGATAAGCTGGAGATCCATTTCTCCAAGTCCAAGAACGGGGGCGGGGAGGTAGATGAGATCGATATGCTGGAGGACTCTGGAAACGTGGTCATCGCCTTCTTAGACAGCAACA TTGCCAAAGGCCTTACAGATAAACAGACTCACGAGGTAGAGatggaaaaaggaaagaagcacAAAGTGAAGGTCACTCCCTTCCTCAATGGCGACATCACACATCTCCAG ACTCGTAACGTGATCTGTGATAAGACGGTGCTCCTGACGGGAATCCCCGCTGTAATGGATCAGGACAACCTGCAGGACCTGCTGGAGATCCACTTCCAGAAGACCGCCAATAGCGGTGGAGAAGTGGACGCCATCATCTACAACCCTGAGGGCCAGAAGACTCTGGCCGTGTTTGAACAGGATTCTTCTGAAGATGAGCAGAACCAGTGA